One genomic segment of Natrononativus amylolyticus includes these proteins:
- the cysS gene encoding cysteine--tRNA ligase — protein MTLHVTNTLTGEKEPFEPQDPENVLLYYCGLTVSDPPHLGHARSWVHVDVMHRWLAHEGYGVRHVENFTDVNEKIVARVGEDDLGGDEAAVAETYVARTLADMRALNLLRAEVYPRVSEHAPEIIDLIETLLEKGYAYESNGSVYFDVTAFPEYGKLSNQNLEEIESQGDPDERSEKRNPADFALWKADGVDPSAIEEHRHEGAAPADRACETALTWDSPWGEGRPGWHIECSAMSMTHLGETLDVHVGGRDLVFPHHENEVAQSEAATGRRFANYWLHCELFQMGEEKMSSSLGNFVTVEEAVERWGTNVLRTFLTAGSYNSAQLYSDETIAEAEERWDRLERAHEAAVAAVDSPAAGTKVDDVALRGAVDDARAAFAAAMNDDFNTREAQSALLSVATAINRHLESADGTGTDRPAYDYRGLRRAVDTLEELGGVLGLSFGGDTEGEAELAGDVVDLVLEVRERERAAGNYERADELRDELEALGVEIQDTDEGPTHRLPSGR, from the coding sequence ATGACCCTGCACGTGACGAACACGTTGACGGGCGAGAAGGAGCCGTTCGAGCCACAGGATCCAGAGAACGTTCTCCTCTACTACTGTGGTCTGACGGTTTCGGATCCGCCCCACCTCGGCCACGCCCGCTCGTGGGTCCACGTCGACGTGATGCACCGCTGGCTCGCCCACGAGGGCTACGGCGTCCGTCACGTCGAGAACTTCACCGACGTCAACGAGAAGATCGTCGCCCGCGTCGGCGAGGACGACCTCGGCGGCGACGAGGCGGCAGTCGCCGAAACCTACGTCGCCCGCACGCTCGCGGACATGCGCGCGCTCAACCTCCTCCGGGCGGAGGTCTACCCGCGAGTCTCCGAACACGCCCCCGAGATAATCGACCTGATCGAGACGCTGCTCGAGAAGGGGTACGCCTACGAGTCGAACGGCTCGGTCTACTTCGACGTCACCGCCTTCCCCGAGTACGGCAAGCTGTCGAACCAGAACCTCGAGGAGATCGAATCCCAGGGCGACCCCGACGAGCGCTCCGAGAAGCGCAACCCGGCCGACTTCGCGCTCTGGAAGGCAGACGGGGTCGACCCGTCGGCGATCGAGGAGCACCGCCACGAGGGCGCGGCGCCGGCCGACCGCGCCTGCGAAACCGCGCTCACGTGGGACTCACCGTGGGGCGAGGGCCGTCCGGGCTGGCACATCGAGTGCTCGGCGATGAGCATGACCCACCTCGGCGAGACCCTCGACGTCCACGTCGGCGGCCGCGACCTCGTCTTTCCACACCACGAAAACGAGGTCGCCCAGTCGGAGGCCGCGACCGGACGGCGCTTTGCGAACTACTGGCTCCACTGCGAGCTGTTCCAGATGGGCGAGGAGAAGATGTCCTCGAGCCTGGGCAACTTCGTCACCGTCGAGGAGGCCGTCGAGCGATGGGGGACGAACGTCCTCAGGACCTTCCTCACGGCGGGGTCGTACAACAGCGCACAGCTGTACAGCGACGAGACGATCGCCGAAGCCGAGGAGCGGTGGGACCGCCTCGAGCGCGCCCACGAGGCCGCCGTCGCGGCCGTCGACTCGCCGGCCGCCGGCACGAAGGTCGACGACGTGGCGCTTCGCGGGGCTGTCGACGACGCGCGAGCGGCGTTCGCGGCGGCGATGAACGACGATTTCAACACGCGGGAGGCGCAGTCGGCGCTGCTCTCGGTCGCGACGGCGATCAACCGGCACCTCGAGAGCGCAGACGGGACGGGAACCGACCGCCCCGCGTACGACTACCGCGGGCTCAGACGCGCGGTCGACACGCTCGAGGAACTCGGCGGCGTCCTGGGACTTTCCTTCGGCGGCGACACCGAGGGAGAGGCCGAACTGGCGGGCGACGTCGTCGACCTCGTCCTCGAGGTGCGCGAGCGCGAGCGAGCGGCCGGAAACTACGAGCGGGCGGACGAGCTTCGGGACGAACTCGAGGCGCTGGGCGTCGAGATACAGGACACCGACGAGGGGCCGACCCACCGGCTGCCCTCGGGTCGCTGA
- a CDS encoding PH domain-containing protein, with amino-acid sequence MSGNRLHPLSAVVNALGYAIQIGGILFFLVMILSGITGVVDSAWTTVVFPVGLVLGAAYGLAYYYRFEYELTGDTFDVASGVFSRRDREIPFRRIQNVDVRQGVFHRLFGLAVVSIETAGGGDTEAALRFVSQSEATRLQREIRRRTAEKAARDDRGAADANAEPTAETEAPSRDGLDDVFETDRGASGRPPATLESTTPTSGVSPGTDRPTLLFDLRSRELLLYAFTTFRPAAAAGLVFFAFLFTDPLLEYLLAVSQPVGGPADLETGTTGNYAVFTAISFLNAVGVTYLFSVIYSFGAYYGFRLGRAGEDFVYERGLLQRYSGSIPAEKVQSVTVTDNPLQRLIGYAGLWVETAGYGPESSGGSQSAVPLARSGRAYRFAERLMDVETPRFRSPPTLARRRYLGRYSILAGAVVALAFALSTVTALERWYLASVVFLAVAPAAHLRYVNLGYYVGDDHLVIRRGFWRRRTTVIPYYRLQTVSTRRSIFQRRLGLASVVVDTASSRTLFWTTPTIYDVDLETARAVHGDARGSLQETMAERRRGADGDGGGVSVAFT; translated from the coding sequence ATGAGCGGGAACCGGCTCCACCCGCTGTCGGCCGTGGTGAACGCGCTCGGGTACGCCATCCAGATCGGCGGGATCCTGTTCTTCCTCGTGATGATCCTCTCGGGGATCACCGGGGTCGTCGATTCGGCGTGGACGACCGTCGTGTTTCCGGTCGGCCTCGTTCTCGGGGCCGCGTACGGACTCGCGTACTACTACCGCTTCGAGTACGAACTCACCGGAGACACGTTCGACGTCGCCTCCGGGGTGTTCTCCCGGCGCGATCGGGAGATTCCGTTTCGTCGGATTCAGAACGTCGACGTCCGCCAGGGAGTCTTTCACCGGCTGTTCGGCCTCGCGGTCGTCTCGATCGAAACCGCCGGCGGCGGGGACACCGAAGCCGCACTCCGGTTCGTCTCCCAGTCCGAAGCGACCCGCTTACAGCGCGAAATCCGGCGACGAACCGCCGAAAAAGCGGCCCGCGACGACCGGGGAGCGGCTGACGCGAACGCCGAACCGACGGCCGAGACGGAGGCACCCTCGCGCGACGGCCTCGACGACGTCTTCGAGACCGATCGTGGGGCGTCCGGACGGCCCCCCGCCACGCTCGAGTCGACGACGCCGACGTCGGGGGTGTCTCCGGGGACCGATCGGCCGACGCTGCTGTTCGACCTCCGGTCACGGGAGCTGCTCCTGTACGCGTTCACCACGTTCCGGCCGGCGGCCGCCGCCGGGCTGGTGTTCTTCGCGTTCCTGTTTACCGACCCGCTGCTCGAGTACCTCCTCGCCGTCTCCCAGCCGGTCGGCGGTCCGGCGGACCTCGAGACGGGGACGACGGGGAACTACGCGGTGTTCACTGCGATCTCCTTTCTCAACGCGGTGGGCGTCACCTACCTCTTCAGCGTCATCTACTCCTTCGGGGCGTACTACGGCTTCCGGCTGGGGCGGGCCGGCGAGGACTTCGTCTACGAGCGCGGGCTACTCCAGCGCTACAGCGGGAGCATCCCCGCCGAGAAGGTGCAGTCGGTGACGGTGACGGACAACCCGCTCCAGCGGCTGATCGGCTACGCCGGCCTCTGGGTCGAGACGGCGGGCTACGGCCCCGAGAGCAGCGGCGGCAGCCAGTCGGCGGTCCCCCTCGCGCGGAGCGGACGGGCGTACCGCTTCGCAGAGCGGCTCATGGACGTCGAAACGCCCCGGTTCCGGAGCCCGCCGACGCTCGCTCGACGGCGCTACCTCGGTCGGTACTCGATCCTCGCCGGCGCCGTCGTCGCGCTCGCGTTCGCGCTCTCGACGGTGACCGCACTCGAGCGGTGGTACCTCGCGAGCGTCGTCTTCCTCGCGGTGGCGCCGGCGGCCCACCTGCGCTACGTCAACCTGGGGTACTACGTCGGCGACGATCACCTGGTGATCCGTCGGGGGTTCTGGCGCCGGCGGACGACGGTGATCCCCTACTACCGGCTCCAGACCGTGTCGACGCGGCGGTCGATCTTCCAGCGCCGGCTGGGGCTCGCGTCGGTGGTCGTCGACACCGCGAGTTCGCGCACGCTGTTCTGGACGACGCCGACAATTTACGACGTCGACCTCGAGACCGCGAGAGCCGTCCACGGCGACGCCCGCGGCAGTCTCCAGGAGACGATGGCCGAGCGGCGACGGGGTGCCGACGGCGACGGCGGCGGGGTTTCGGTGGCTTTTACCTGA
- a CDS encoding DUF7523 family protein — MSLAAETRRAADSHPFLVAALRAGVVNYTAAARFLEVDGDPDAVATALRRYADELPAYEPPARDARVTMQSGLEPVSETEDALLVVGDAAFGATGGGYTGILATGDLEAAALADVLGSLDLADIDVAAAGVGADSLVVVVERLAGANAVRAVERGLAGGVLEDAVASHHTV, encoded by the coding sequence ATGTCACTCGCCGCCGAGACCCGCCGCGCCGCCGATTCCCACCCGTTTCTCGTCGCCGCACTCCGGGCGGGGGTCGTGAACTACACCGCCGCCGCCCGGTTTCTCGAGGTCGACGGCGATCCCGACGCGGTCGCGACGGCGCTCCGGCGGTACGCCGACGAGTTGCCGGCCTACGAGCCCCCGGCCAGGGACGCACGGGTGACGATGCAGAGCGGACTCGAGCCGGTGTCGGAGACCGAGGACGCGCTGCTCGTCGTCGGGGACGCCGCCTTCGGCGCCACCGGCGGCGGCTACACGGGCATTCTCGCGACCGGCGACCTCGAGGCGGCGGCGCTCGCGGACGTCCTCGGTTCGCTCGATCTCGCCGACATCGACGTCGCCGCCGCGGGGGTCGGCGCCGACTCGCTGGTGGTCGTCGTCGAGCGCCTCGCCGGGGCCAACGCGGTCCGGGCCGTCGAGCGTGGCCTCGCCGGCGGCGTCCTCGAGGACGCCGTAGCGAGCCATCACACGGTTTAA
- a CDS encoding BolA family protein — MDPEAVERLIEEGIEGASADVSRARGKHDDDHLAATVVSPTFEGVPLVVQHQQVYDALGEHMTTDIHALELSTYTPEEYEE, encoded by the coding sequence ATGGATCCCGAAGCCGTCGAGCGACTCATCGAGGAGGGTATCGAGGGAGCGAGCGCGGACGTCTCCCGCGCCCGCGGTAAGCACGACGACGACCACCTGGCGGCGACCGTCGTCTCGCCCACCTTCGAGGGCGTTCCCCTGGTCGTCCAGCACCAGCAGGTGTACGACGCCCTCGGCGAGCACATGACGACCGACATTCACGCCCTCGAGCTGTCGACGTACACGCCCGAGGAGTACGAGGAGTGA
- a CDS encoding PH domain-containing protein has product MERLNPRVRVVWLLVAGLRAAMLGGLLVGGAATVYLTGIWENAPQLLVWGALGVAVALGIVRLAIAWRRYGVWRFEVQDDALYIERGVFTRVKTVVPYVRVQHVDTRRAPLERAVDLATVVVYTAGSRSADVAIPGLTPERAEELREELRRLAIESEGEDAV; this is encoded by the coding sequence ATGGAACGGCTCAACCCGCGAGTTCGCGTCGTCTGGTTGCTCGTCGCCGGTCTCCGCGCGGCGATGCTCGGGGGGCTTCTCGTGGGTGGTGCGGCGACGGTGTACCTGACCGGTATCTGGGAGAACGCCCCGCAGCTGCTCGTCTGGGGCGCCCTCGGCGTCGCCGTCGCGCTGGGGATCGTCCGGCTCGCAATCGCGTGGCGGCGCTACGGCGTCTGGCGGTTCGAAGTCCAGGACGACGCCCTCTACATCGAGCGCGGCGTCTTCACCCGCGTCAAGACCGTCGTCCCCTACGTTCGGGTCCAGCACGTCGACACCCGGCGGGCGCCGCTCGAGCGGGCGGTTGATCTGGCGACCGTCGTGGTCTACACGGCGGGCTCGCGAAGCGCCGACGTCGCGATTCCGGGGCTGACGCCCGAGCGAGCGGAGGAACTTCGCGAGGAACTCCGTCGGCTCGCGATCGAGAGCGAGGGTGAGGACGCGGTATGA
- a CDS encoding methionyl-tRNA formyltransferase, whose amino-acid sequence MTDANQHSVVYVGCTAPARDVLETLLERDVPITGVVTIGPEMARANAVSGYASLAPVADEHGLPVYRPESYSMTGEADLERFQAFDPDLLVVNGWQRLVPEAILETATYGALGNHGSAFGLPEGRGRSPLNWSLIEDRDRFLLSVIALDPGADSGDVVTTRKFDITEYDTIETLYYKVTMLLKEMLLEVIEPILAEEQRREPQRGDPTYYPKRTPEDGAIHWGDGTDRVYNLVRAVADPYPGAFTFYEDERVMIWEAIPFSSDIAPTADPGTVVDVFWTGEFVVATADGTVLVREWEADRFTPEAGQVLESTGENGRIDGTEQRHNLSSTPTDGAESEPEVEADA is encoded by the coding sequence ATGACGGACGCGAACCAGCACTCGGTCGTCTACGTCGGCTGCACTGCTCCCGCCAGAGACGTCCTCGAGACGCTGCTCGAGCGCGACGTTCCGATCACCGGCGTCGTCACGATCGGGCCGGAGATGGCGCGGGCGAACGCAGTTTCGGGGTATGCGTCGCTCGCGCCGGTCGCGGACGAACACGGACTCCCGGTGTACCGACCGGAGTCGTACTCGATGACCGGCGAGGCGGACCTCGAGCGGTTCCAGGCGTTCGATCCGGACCTGCTCGTCGTCAACGGCTGGCAGCGCCTCGTCCCGGAGGCGATCCTCGAGACGGCCACGTACGGCGCGCTGGGAAACCACGGCAGCGCGTTCGGACTGCCGGAGGGGCGGGGGCGCTCGCCGCTTAACTGGTCGCTCATCGAGGACCGCGACCGGTTTCTCCTCTCGGTGATCGCACTCGATCCGGGCGCGGATTCGGGCGACGTGGTGACGACGCGAAAGTTCGACATCACCGAGTACGACACCATCGAGACGCTCTACTACAAGGTGACGATGCTGCTCAAGGAGATGCTGCTCGAGGTGATCGAACCGATACTCGCCGAGGAGCAGCGTCGGGAGCCACAGCGCGGCGACCCGACGTACTATCCGAAGCGGACGCCCGAGGACGGAGCGATCCACTGGGGCGACGGGACCGACCGGGTGTACAACCTCGTCCGTGCGGTCGCCGATCCGTACCCGGGCGCGTTCACGTTTTACGAAGACGAGCGGGTGATGATCTGGGAGGCGATTCCGTTCTCGAGCGACATCGCACCGACGGCCGACCCCGGAACCGTCGTCGACGTCTTCTGGACCGGGGAGTTCGTCGTCGCCACCGCCGACGGCACGGTGCTGGTCAGGGAGTGGGAGGCCGACCGCTTTACCCCGGAGGCCGGTCAGGTCCTCGAGTCGACGGGCGAAAACGGCCGGATAGACGGCACAGAGCAGCGACACAACCTCTCGAGTACGCCGACCGACGGCGCCGAATCGGAGCCGGAGGTCGAAGCGGATGCCTGA
- a CDS encoding DUF5805 domain-containing protein, which yields MADSADTSNVAVKTYVPTYQKEEWKEHADTLGMSQSEFVRSMVQAGRRGFESDREEPRSEDATPRGNALETRVLSLLESDTYSWEELLDAVSEDIESRLDEALEKLQAENEVRYSGRHGGYTVVGRGDGD from the coding sequence ATGGCCGATTCCGCGGACACGTCCAACGTCGCGGTCAAGACGTACGTCCCCACCTATCAGAAAGAAGAGTGGAAGGAACACGCCGATACTCTGGGGATGAGCCAGAGCGAGTTCGTCAGATCGATGGTACAGGCCGGCAGACGAGGGTTCGAGTCCGATCGAGAGGAACCCCGTTCTGAGGACGCAACCCCTAGGGGTAACGCGCTCGAAACACGGGTCCTCTCGTTACTCGAGTCTGATACGTACTCGTGGGAGGAGCTGCTGGACGCGGTCAGCGAGGACATCGAGTCGCGACTCGACGAGGCGCTCGAGAAACTCCAGGCCGAAAACGAGGTTCGCTACAGCGGCCGCCACGGCGGGTACACCGTCGTCGGGAGGGGCGATGGCGACTGA
- a CDS encoding HVO_2901 family zinc finger protein produces the protein MYTCRSCNQSFQTELALELHRDTCKDGQLICRVCGDRFREREATRDGWHYACPSDDCDGEGLTEDLVDLREVRTATH, from the coding sequence ATGTACACCTGTCGTAGCTGCAACCAGTCGTTTCAGACTGAGCTTGCACTCGAGTTACACCGGGACACGTGCAAGGACGGGCAACTGATCTGTCGGGTCTGCGGCGACCGCTTCCGGGAGCGGGAGGCGACCCGCGACGGCTGGCACTATGCCTGCCCCAGCGACGACTGTGACGGCGAGGGGCTGACCGAGGATCTCGTCGACCTCCGCGAGGTCCGGACGGCGACGCACTGA
- a CDS encoding class II fumarate hydratase: MADEFRTESDSLGEMQVPADAYWGAQTQRAVENFPISGITFGRRFVRALGVVKKAAAQANRDLDLVAAEEAEAIIEAADEVIAGKHDDQFPVDVFQTGSGTSSNMNANEVIANRAAEIYGAEVGERAIHPNDHVNFGQSSNDVIPTAMHVASLEAIEKDVIPALDTLRGALEEKEAEFDDVVKTGRTHLQDATPVTLGQEFGGYRTQVEKGLARVDKVREHLAELALGGTAVGTGLNTHPEFPGRAAEYITKETGVQFREADDHFEAQAAHDAMSEAHGALRVVAGSLNKIANDLRLLASGPRNGLGELEQPENQPGSSIMPGKINPVVAEAVNQIHKQVIGNDAAVSAAAADGQLDLNLYKPVLAHNFLESAEIIANGSAVFAERFVRPLEANRDHCERQVEQSMALATSLNVHIGYDKASEVAKTALKEAKTVREVALEKGYLTEAEADEVLDPVKMTERGILGREE, from the coding sequence ATGGCAGACGAGTTCCGCACCGAATCGGACAGCTTGGGCGAGATGCAGGTGCCCGCCGACGCCTACTGGGGGGCCCAGACCCAGCGCGCCGTCGAGAACTTCCCCATCTCGGGGATCACGTTCGGCCGCCGGTTCGTCCGGGCGCTCGGCGTCGTAAAAAAGGCCGCCGCGCAGGCCAACCGCGACCTGGATCTCGTCGCCGCCGAGGAGGCGGAGGCGATCATCGAGGCCGCAGACGAGGTCATCGCCGGGAAACACGACGACCAGTTCCCCGTCGATGTCTTCCAGACGGGCTCGGGCACCTCCTCGAACATGAACGCCAACGAGGTCATCGCCAACCGCGCCGCAGAGATCTACGGCGCCGAGGTCGGCGAGCGAGCGATCCACCCCAACGACCACGTCAACTTCGGCCAGTCGTCGAACGACGTGATCCCGACGGCGATGCACGTCGCGAGCCTCGAGGCGATCGAGAAGGACGTCATTCCGGCCCTCGACACCCTCCGGGGCGCGCTCGAGGAGAAAGAGGCGGAGTTCGACGACGTCGTGAAGACCGGACGAACCCACCTCCAGGACGCGACTCCGGTGACGCTCGGCCAGGAGTTCGGCGGCTACCGCACCCAGGTCGAGAAGGGGCTCGCCCGCGTCGACAAGGTGCGCGAACACCTCGCGGAGCTCGCGCTGGGCGGCACCGCGGTCGGCACCGGCCTCAACACTCACCCCGAGTTCCCCGGCCGCGCCGCCGAGTACATCACCAAGGAGACCGGCGTCCAGTTCCGCGAGGCCGACGACCACTTCGAGGCCCAGGCGGCCCACGACGCCATGTCGGAGGCCCATGGCGCCCTGCGCGTGGTGGCGGGCTCGCTCAACAAGATCGCCAACGACCTCCGTCTGCTCGCCTCCGGCCCGCGAAACGGCCTCGGCGAGCTCGAACAGCCCGAGAACCAGCCCGGCTCCTCGATCATGCCCGGCAAGATCAACCCCGTCGTCGCCGAAGCGGTCAACCAGATCCACAAGCAGGTGATCGGCAACGACGCGGCGGTTTCGGCGGCCGCCGCCGACGGCCAGCTCGACCTCAACCTCTACAAACCAGTGCTGGCACACAACTTCCTCGAGTCCGCCGAGATCATCGCGAACGGGAGTGCGGTGTTCGCAGAGCGCTTCGTCCGCCCGCTCGAGGCCAATCGCGACCACTGCGAGCGACAGGTCGAACAGTCGATGGCGCTCGCCACCTCGCTGAACGTCCACATCGGCTACGACAAGGCCAGCGAGGTCGCGAAGACGGCGCTCAAGGAGGCCAAGACGGTTCGGGAGGTCGCCCTCGAGAAGGGGTATCTCACCGAGGCGGAGGCCGACGAGGTGCTCGATCCCGTCAAGATGACCGAACGCGGCATTCTCGGGCGGGAAGAGTAG
- a CDS encoding PH domain-containing protein, with the protein MESLHPRIRLLWIAQAVLAAVVLGVVLAALDRWVVAVPAAAQAGVGLAVVILGAVYAVRLYQLWRFELQDDALYLERGVVTFVETSVPFVRVQHVDTQFGPVERALGLSSVVVYTAGSRNADVRVPGLTPKRARALQDTLRELAVESEADDAV; encoded by the coding sequence ATGGAATCGCTACATCCGCGCATCCGGCTGCTCTGGATCGCACAGGCGGTGCTCGCCGCGGTCGTTCTCGGCGTCGTGCTGGCGGCGCTCGACCGGTGGGTCGTCGCCGTCCCCGCGGCGGCGCAGGCGGGCGTCGGCCTCGCCGTCGTGATTCTGGGCGCCGTTTACGCGGTCCGGCTCTACCAGCTCTGGCGCTTCGAACTGCAGGACGACGCCCTCTACCTCGAGCGCGGCGTCGTCACCTTCGTCGAAACGTCGGTGCCGTTCGTTCGGGTTCAACACGTCGACACCCAGTTCGGACCGGTCGAGCGGGCCCTCGGGCTCTCGAGCGTCGTCGTCTACACGGCGGGCTCGCGAAACGCCGACGTCCGCGTGCCGGGGCTAACGCCGAAACGCGCACGAGCCCTCCAGGATACGCTCAGGGAACTCGCCGTCGAGAGCGAGGCCGACGACGCGGTATGA
- a CDS encoding tyrosine-type recombinase/integrase, with amino-acid sequence MATDAETPEVVEDPIAYFLDDQRYHGKSERTLEAYERVLRQFEAFLADHTGSPVSPENAGRRECMAWVHSLRGRHEPSTVATYASYAHRFYDYMNRVGVFESNPMALVTEEMNESIDTNPTRRDLSVAEMRSFVGEIDHPLERAVILTLLKTGMRVGELCNLDLRDLHTDVTTVEIDWTPRVHLDARPDSLYVSAEPARGVVVNGEERTASNKRKRETVIPVDAELRRALEPWLAIRPDAVSPAEPLFLDTGDAWGRRLEPSDVRYIVERHARERGWYRTGGGAAENVTPHYFRHFFTTHLRDRTGDRGVVKYLRGDVASDVIDTYTHNWGDQVRSVYEANIYSLL; translated from the coding sequence ATGGCGACTGACGCCGAGACTCCGGAGGTCGTCGAGGACCCGATCGCGTACTTCCTCGACGATCAGCGCTACCACGGCAAGAGCGAGCGAACGCTCGAGGCCTACGAGCGCGTCCTGCGGCAGTTCGAGGCGTTTCTCGCCGACCACACCGGTTCGCCCGTTTCGCCCGAGAACGCCGGTCGGCGGGAGTGTATGGCCTGGGTGCACTCGCTTCGCGGCAGACACGAGCCGAGTACGGTCGCGACGTACGCCTCCTACGCCCACCGGTTTTACGACTACATGAACCGCGTAGGGGTGTTCGAATCGAATCCGATGGCGCTCGTCACTGAGGAGATGAACGAATCCATCGATACGAACCCGACGAGGCGCGACCTCTCGGTCGCGGAGATGCGCTCGTTCGTCGGGGAGATCGACCACCCCCTCGAGCGCGCCGTGATCCTCACGCTTCTCAAGACGGGAATGCGCGTCGGCGAGCTGTGTAACCTGGATCTCCGGGATCTGCACACGGACGTCACGACCGTCGAAATCGACTGGACGCCGCGTGTCCACTTAGACGCCCGACCCGACTCGCTGTACGTCTCCGCTGAACCCGCTCGCGGCGTCGTCGTCAACGGCGAGGAGCGGACGGCGTCGAACAAGCGAAAGCGCGAGACGGTGATCCCCGTCGACGCGGAGCTACGACGAGCGCTCGAGCCGTGGCTCGCGATCCGTCCCGACGCGGTCTCGCCGGCTGAGCCGCTGTTTCTCGACACGGGCGACGCGTGGGGGCGGCGCCTCGAGCCCTCGGACGTTCGCTACATCGTCGAGCGACATGCCCGCGAACGCGGCTGGTACCGGACGGGAGGCGGCGCCGCAGAAAACGTCACCCCGCACTACTTCCGGCACTTCTTCACGACGCACCTCCGCGACCGAACGGGTGATAGAGGGGTCGTGAAGTACCTTCGCGGGGACGTCGCGAGCGACGTCATCGACACGTACACCCACAACTGGGGCGACCAGGTTCGGTCCGTCTACGAGGCGAACATCTACTCGCTGCTGTAA
- a CDS encoding PH domain-containing protein yields MSTLHPASVPYRSISRSINTGFLFFLVGVFASPGGAGTNILVIGGMVAVGIALGVVYEIAYYKRFRYELTGDTFDVASGVLSRRDREVPLRRIQNVDVGQNVLQRALGIAAVDVETAGGGQTEVTLRYVGEDEARRLQRRLRRGEATDEAEGDAEDEDEELLFELQRNELAVLSVFTIDPGASLLGGILLSFASGFDPSTLIPIDVLESDLPGTGLIAIAWALLLFALAAWVLSAALTFSRYYGFRLTRVDDELHYERGLLQRYSGTIPLDKVQTLTIKESVPYRWVGYGSLAVETAGYAPGQSGSRGAESAVPIAARDRVFALARSLEPFGETDLETPPARARERYAVRYVAVLCLIMGVGYVLAATTAVVQDWYAFAVLLFAVPLAAHLKWRNRGYHTGDQYLTTRTGFWRRTTKVVPYYRVQSVIYHQTVFQRRRRLASVTADTASSASFFGRAATAYDVDAEDALELQRTVEARLQQRLQERKRQRTVGRWFEEVASEDDRDDPGVGRSSEDST; encoded by the coding sequence ATGAGCACGCTTCACCCCGCGTCGGTTCCCTACCGATCGATCTCGCGCAGCATCAATACGGGATTTCTGTTCTTTCTGGTCGGCGTGTTCGCTTCGCCCGGCGGCGCGGGTACGAACATCCTGGTCATCGGCGGGATGGTCGCCGTCGGGATCGCACTCGGCGTCGTCTACGAGATCGCCTACTACAAGCGGTTTCGCTACGAGCTCACGGGCGACACGTTCGACGTCGCCTCGGGCGTGCTCTCCCGGCGCGACCGGGAGGTTCCGCTCAGACGGATCCAGAACGTCGACGTGGGCCAGAACGTCCTCCAGCGGGCGCTCGGCATCGCCGCGGTCGACGTCGAAACCGCCGGCGGCGGCCAGACTGAAGTCACTCTCAGATACGTCGGCGAGGACGAGGCGCGGCGCCTCCAGCGGCGGCTCCGACGCGGGGAGGCGACGGACGAGGCCGAGGGCGACGCCGAAGACGAGGACGAGGAGCTGCTGTTCGAGCTCCAGCGCAACGAACTGGCCGTCCTGAGCGTGTTCACGATCGACCCCGGCGCGAGCTTGCTCGGGGGGATCTTGCTGTCGTTCGCCAGCGGGTTCGATCCCTCGACGCTGATCCCGATCGACGTCCTCGAGAGCGACCTCCCCGGAACGGGACTGATCGCCATCGCCTGGGCGCTTCTCCTGTTCGCGCTCGCGGCGTGGGTGCTCAGCGCGGCGCTGACGTTCAGCCGGTACTACGGCTTCCGACTCACGCGCGTCGACGACGAACTGCACTACGAGCGCGGGTTGCTCCAGCGCTACAGCGGAACGATCCCGCTCGACAAGGTCCAGACGCTCACCATCAAGGAGTCGGTTCCCTACCGGTGGGTCGGCTACGGCTCGCTCGCGGTCGAAACCGCTGGCTACGCCCCGGGCCAGTCCGGCTCTCGAGGCGCCGAGTCGGCGGTTCCAATCGCCGCACGCGACCGGGTCTTCGCGCTCGCCCGGTCGCTCGAGCCCTTCGGCGAGACGGATCTCGAGACGCCGCCGGCGCGGGCTCGCGAGCGGTACGCCGTCCGGTACGTCGCCGTCCTGTGTCTGATCATGGGCGTCGGGTACGTTCTCGCGGCGACTACCGCCGTCGTGCAGGACTGGTACGCGTTCGCCGTCCTCCTGTTCGCCGTCCCCCTCGCGGCCCATCTGAAGTGGCGAAACCGCGGCTATCACACCGGCGATCAGTACCTCACGACTCGCACCGGGTTCTGGCGTCGCACGACGAAGGTCGTCCCCTACTACCGCGTCCAGTCGGTGATCTACCACCAGACGGTCTTTCAACGCCGTCGCCGGCTCGCCAGCGTGACCGCCGACACCGCGAGTTCGGCCTCGTTTTTCGGCCGGGCGGCGACGGCGTACGACGTCGACGCAGAGGACGCCCTCGAGCTACAGCGAACCGTCGAGGCGCGGCTCCAGCAACGACTCCAGGAGCGAAAGCGCCAGCGAACGGTCGGCCGCTGGTTCGAAGAGGTGGCCAGCGAGGACGATAGAGACGATCCGGGGGTCGGCCGCTCCTCCGAGGACTCCACGTAG